In the Hemitrygon akajei chromosome 20, sHemAka1.3, whole genome shotgun sequence genome, one interval contains:
- the LOC140713945 gene encoding uncharacterized protein produces MAAIVKSHVNRLEPNYSRTVWVPSVVVWVFWCYLFIDHAYKRNTEHCECQSKAVKAHPPQQQRTQHIESPSSRRQTVPVRAQHIESPSSRTQTVPAGTQHIESPSSRRQTVPAGTQHTQSPSSRMQTVPARAQHTQSPSSRMQTVPVRTQHTQSPSSRMQTVPAGTQHTQSPSSRTQTVPVRTQHIESPSSRTQTVPARTQHTQSPSSRTQTVPAGTQHIESPSSRTQTVPAGTQHIESPSSRRQTVPAGTQHTQSPSSRTQTVPARTQHIESPSSRTQTVPVRAQHTQSPSSRTQTVPARTQHIESPSSRRQTVPAGTQHTQSPSSRRQTVPVRAQHIESPSSRTQTVPAGTQHIESPSSRRQTVPAGTQHTQSPSSRRQTVPAGTQHTESPSSRRQTVPARTQHSQSPSSRMQTVPAGTQHTQSPSSRTQTVPARAQHTQSPSSRMQTVPVGTQHTQSPSSRRQTVPVRTQHSQSPSSRTQTVPVRTQHTQSPSSRTQTVPVRTQHIESSLSRTQTVPVRTQHTQSPSSRTQSVPVRTQHIESPSSRTQTVPVRTQHTQSPSSRTQTVPARTQHTQSPSSRTQTVPVRTQHIESPSSRRQTVPVRTQHIESPSSRRQTVPVRTQHIESPSSRMQTVPAPNCIRLSGCPPPPAFRQWLKEQDIRSKDNKELVIGGREPAVLLL; encoded by the exons ATGGCGGCCattgtgaagtcccacgtgaaccggctggagccgaactatAGCCGCACCgtatgggtgcc TAGTGTCGTAGTGTGGGTTTTCTGGTGCTATCTGTTCATTGATCATGCTTACAAGAGGAACACGGAACATTGTGAATGCCAAAGCAAAGCAGTGAAAG CACATCCTCCGCAACAGCAGAGGACCCAACACATTGAATCACCATCATCAAGAAgacagactgtcccagtgagggcccaacacattgaatcACCATCATCAAGAACGCAGACTGTCCCAGCGGGGACCCAACACATTGAATCACCATCATCAAGAAGACAGACTGTCCCAGCGGGGACCCAACACACTCAATCACCATCATCAAGAATGCAGACTGTCCCAGCGAGGGCCCAACACACTCAATCACCATCATCAAGAatgcagactgtcccagtgaggacCCAACACACTCAATCACCATCATCAAGAATGCAGACTGTCCCAGCGGGGACCCAACACACTCAATCACCATCATCAAGAacgcagactgtcccagtgaggacCCAACACATTGAATCACCATCATCAAGAACGCAGACTGTCCCAGCGAGGACCCAACACACTCAATCACCATCATCAAGAACGCAGACTGTCCCAGCGGGGACCCAACACATTGAATCACCATCATCAAGAACGCAGACTGTCCCAGCGGGGACCCAACACATTGAATCACCATCATCAAGAAGACAGACTGTCCCAGCGGGGACCCAACACACTCAATCACCATCATCAAGAACGCAGACTGTCCCAGCGAGGACCCAACACATTGAATCACCATCATCAAGAAcacagactgtcccagtgagggcCCAACACACTCAATCACCATCATCAAGAACGCAGACTGTCCCAGCGAGGACCCAACACATTGAATCACCATCATCAAGAAGACAGACTGTCCCAGCGGGGACCCAACACACTCAATCACCATCATCAAGAAgacagactgtcccagtgagggcccaacacattgaatcACCATCATCAAGAACGCAGACTGTCCCAGCGGGGACCCAACACATTGAATCACCATCATCAAGAAGACAGACTGTCCCAGCGGGGACCCAACACACTCAATCACCATCATCAAGAAGACAGACTGTCCCAGCGGGGACCCAACACACTGAATCACCATCATCAAGAAGACAGACTGTCCCAGCGAGGACCCAACACAGTCAATCACCATCATCAAGAATGCAGACTGTCCCAGCGGGGACCCAACACACTCAATCACCATCATCAAGAACGCAGACTGTTCCAGCGAGGGCCCAACACACTCAATCACCATCATCAAGAAtgcagactgtcccagtggggACCCAACACACTCAATCACCATCATCAAGAAgacagactgtcccagtgaggacCCAACACAGTCAATCACCATCATCAAGAacgcagactgtcccagtgaggacCCAACACACTCAATCACCATCATCAAGAacgcagactgtcccagtgaggacCCAACACATTGAATCATCATTATCAAGAacgcagactgtcccagtgaggacCCAACACACTCAATCACCATCATCAAGAACACAGTCTGTCCCAGTGAGGACCCAACACATTGAATCACCATCATCAAGAacgcagactgtcccagtgaggacCCAACACACTCAATCACCATCATCAAGAACGCAGACTGTCCCAGCGAGGACCCAACACACTCAATCACCATCATCAAGAacgcagactgtcccagtgaggacCCAACACATTGAATCACCATCATCAAGAAgacagactgtcccagtgaggacCCAACACATTGAATCACCATCATCAAGAAgacagactgtcccagtgaggacCCAACACATTGAATCACCATCATCAAGAATGCAGACTGTCCCAGCTCCCAACTGCATTCGTCTATCTGGCTGTCCTCCTCCACCTGCATTCAGGCAGTGGCTAAAAGAGCAGGACATCAGAAGCAAGGACAACAAAGAGCTGGTCATAGGTGGCAGAGAACCAGCTGTGttactgctttga